TATAGGTTATCGCTAGTTGCTTTTTGCGGTTTTAATTTTTTAACCACAGCACGTTTGCCTTTTGCCTTCGCTTTAATAATTTTTAGTAACTCATCGCTATAAGTATCTTTAAAAGCGGCAATATCAAAATCAGAACTGTATTGTTTAATTAAAGCTAAACCAACCTCCATCTCTTTTTTAGAAATGGCTTTATCGTCAACTTTTTTAATTTCATCCATCGTTCTAATCTCCTGTTGAAACCTTATTTTTGTAATCACAATTACGCCATCCATAGGGTGTATGACACATAGATTTTCAGTACTACGTAATACAAAACGGCCAACTCCAGCTTTTTTAGATTTTTCCAGCGCTTTTAAAAGTAGGGCATAGGCTTTAGCTCCCTGTTTTTCTGGTTCAGTATAATAAGAGGTCTCGTAGTAAATGGGATTGATGTCTTGTATGTCTACAAAGTTTTCCAGTTCAATAACTTTGTTTTTTTCTGGAGCAGCTTCTTCAAAATCATGCTCATCCAAAATCACATATTTATCATTCATAAAATAGCCCTTAACTATTTTATCGTATGGTACTTCTTTTCTGGTATCTTCATTAATACGTTGAAACTTGATTTTAGCATGGTCTCTTTCATCTAGCATATCTAAATCTAAGTTGCTATTTTGTACACCAGAATATAGTTTAACAGGAATATTAACCAAACCAAAGCCAATAGAACCTTTCCAAATCGATCTCATATCAAGTCTTTTTCTTATAATAACAAGGTTGAAGATTGTATTGTTTGAAATGGTAATGGACTAAACCTATTTCTTATTTGGAAAGTATTTTTTCATCAAGACAGTAAATGCAGAAGATTTTCGAAGATTAGTCAAGTCCTCATCTTCCATAATATGAGCATATTCTTTATACCCTTTCGAAAGCGCAAACTCTAGATTTTTTAAACTCTTCGTTAAATCATTATTTAACGAATATAAACAAGCTAGATTGTAATAGGCATTTGTATCATCCTCATCAATAGCTATTAGTTTATTAAAGAATTTCTCAGCATGAGGTATTTTCTTCGAATACAATGCAGCCAATCCAGCCACGTTATACGAGTCGGTAAATGTAGAATCTGATGTTATAGATTTTTCAAAAAATGTAATAGCCTTTTGAAAGTCTTTTTTCGAATAAAGTTTGTAACCATCAATAAAGCTCATCAAAGCGATATTTCTGCTATTGTTGGTAGCTAAGGAATCTTTATAAAATTTAATCGCATTGGGCAAAACGGTCGAGTTTTTATCAATTTCATTAGTAATATGGCTAAGCGCATCAGAGTAGCCATTTAATTCTGCAGATTTCAAATAATAAGCAAATCCTTTAATAGCGTTATTTATGCTAGCATATAAATGTCCAGCACTGTGGTATGCATTGTCATTGTTTCTATCAATGGTTATTATTTTTAAATACTGTTCAAGAGCTTGTTGGTAATCTTCTTTTATATTATAAACCCTAGCTAATCTATTAAGCCATTCAATATTTTTAGAATCTAGTGTTAATGCTTTTTTAAGCACAACGATAGCATCGTCATATCGTTTCATTTTTATTAAGATGTAAGCCGAATTATTAACGCCATCATTATTTGTTGGCTCAATTACTAAGGCTCTTTGGTATTTTTCAAGTGCTTTCTCCGATTCCCCTTTATCATCGTATAAATTTCCATAGTTAATCCAAGCATAAATATATTTTGGATTTAATG
The sequence above is drawn from the Pedobacter frigiditerrae genome and encodes:
- a CDS encoding Ku protein, with the protein product MRSIWKGSIGFGLVNIPVKLYSGVQNSNLDLDMLDERDHAKIKFQRINEDTRKEVPYDKIVKGYFMNDKYVILDEHDFEEAAPEKNKVIELENFVDIQDINPIYYETSYYTEPEKQGAKAYALLLKALEKSKKAGVGRFVLRSTENLCVIHPMDGVIVITKIRFQQEIRTMDEIKKVDDKAISKKEMEVGLALIKQYSSDFDIAAFKDTYSDELLKIIKAKAKGKRAVVKKLKPQKATSDNLYDQLMQSLGGNKKRA